A window of Magallana gigas chromosome 8, xbMagGiga1.1, whole genome shotgun sequence genomic DNA:
TTTCTTGAATAATACATACACCATTCAGGTATAAGATAActcttaaattgaatttttttaatgacgATTATGTGAAACAACAACGTTAACACCAGGTGAATATTAATTTGTATCAACTGTGATATACTATGACATGTGTTTTTTATACAAACTATCTAAAAACAATTATCAGTTTCTTAATTGTCAATAGCTTTATTTCTGACAATTACATTGAAATTTCATCTGTAAATTCATAGATTATCACGGTATATAAAAGTTTGGTATCAATTATTCTCAAATTGTTTAAATcccatgtatatacctacagtatagaaaaaccaacaaatttaATGAAACGACTCAAactacaatgtatttataaatttaacgTCTTAGCAAACCAGCAGCCAGCTGCAGCGGTCATATGATACCCCGATACCTAGCGTAAAAGAAAAACATGGTTATCATTAGAAAATAACATACACATAAGTGGATCTTCTACACGCTTCCTCCGATGAAGGGCGCCCTTGATATTTTGGTACTAAAGGGTTGACAACAGAGTCGCATGATTAAGAAAGAGTATATTTCTAAAACGAAGTACCATTCGTCTTTTATCTTTTTCATAtgttcacatgtacatgtaatggtaaacaaaggaaaaaaaaccatattcTTGTTTAataatgttgataaaaaattaagattatattattttttatttaatttaacgtgcataaaaaatacatttgcgATAGTTCATGCTGTTATAAATAAACCTGTACTTTACACACCAAGTGTGTTAACGAGGTTTGTCCAATATGTATCACTTTCAAGTCAGATGActatatgcatgttttaaaatagaactATTGGTTGCTTCATATCTTATAGTGTTTAAGGGATCGGTTGTTTAATTTAATACGTAGCATTATTTCAGTTAGGCAAAATATGAACGAGTACTTGTGTACAGTGATGCATCATTTCGTTTTAAAAGTCGTTTCTGCAACCTAACACCAATAAATGTTCGCATGGCCAAAGGTGTAGGCAATCCGTTTCAGCTCACGGTTTTAAATCGACAAAACCGCACACGTGTTGCATCTGAATGTGTTCTGAACTCTTCTATTAATAAAAGCAGATAGGATTAGAGCAAACAATATACGTCCTATATAAATACacgtaaaaacaattttttcctCTGATTTGCAAACGATTGTTATTCAATTGGAAACGAACATGACTAAACTTTAAGCGTTCTGGTTAATCGATTTACATACGTCTGCAACCTTTTAATGTGGAATGCTacacaaaaactttattttatattgaaaaatatgaacaaaagatggtttttatttacataaatgatttttaatttgaaaaatgtaaaacatctTTTTGACATTACTGGTCATGGtttattagatatttatatCATGAATTTACTCACATCAAATTTTTAACACTACAGTGCCTTACTTGCGACCAAAACAGATTTTCTACTTTTtcgtaaaaaatttaaaaaaaaatcgtataaaAAATAAGGGCATATATCTTCTCTAAACAACGAAATCTTTCTTCACAAATGATACTATaacgatccataaaataaaatttaagtgtAGCATTCTACCTTAACTTTAACTTTGTAGAGGCCATTAAAGGTTTAATTAATTGAAGTACAATATGTAACTATGACAAACAATGTTTACTACGTTCATTTCTGATTTTGTTCATGATGAACACTCAGTCCTGTGTTtacgaaaaaatatttttaggtcGATTGAAATCGAAATTATATTGAATGCACGATCTCACTATTAAGTAACATGGACTGGCCTAAGATTGTACAGTATTTTTAGATAACTTTCCCATGAATAAAAGAATTTGATGTTGCTCCCGTTTAATGTACAAATCGCCAAAATTTATTAATTCTACCCactttaaaatgacattaacTCCGACTGAAAAGAAAATCCACAGATGATAATGAAAGGTTATCTTGTGAAAGTTTGAAATGGTAAAACTGATCTTTATCGAATCTTTgcaaaaacaaaatagtttgtaCGAATGGTCAAGTATTCCAGTGAACGACACCAAATATTGTATAACATATCGAATCAATATTATCCATATGTAATTTATGAAAAGAAGACGTTGAACTGAATATTTAggaaacacaaaacaaaatttccagGACTCTCCGTGAGTTTCCGAGGCTAAGCTTTTGTTATTGAAAACTTAGGgttatattattgtttattatatttaaagtgCAAAAGAAATACATTTGCGATAGTTCATGCTGTTATAAATAAGCTATACCTTTACACACCCAGTGTATTAACAAGATTTGTCAAACATGTAACACCTTCAAGTCAGatgattatatgcatgttttaaaataaaaaatattggttGCTTATTATCTTGTAGATTTTAAGGGATCGGTTGTTTAATTTAATACGTAGCATTACTTCAGTTAGGCAAAATATGAACGAGTACTTGTGTACAGCGAAGCATCATTTCGTTTTAAAAGTCGTTTCTGCAACCTAACACCAAGAAATGTTGCATGGCCAAAGGTGTAGGCAATCTGTCTCAGCTCACggttttaaatagataaaaccGCACACTGTTGCATCTGAATGTGTTCTGAACTCTTCTATTCATAAAAGCAGATATGATTGAgcaaacaatatacatttctccctctatttcttaaacGATTGTAAATCAAATGGAAACAAACATGACAGAAATCTAAGCGTTCTGGTTAATCGATTTACATACGTCTGCAACCCTTTAACTTTAACTTTGTATAACTCATTAAAGGTTTAAGTAATTGAAGTATAATATGTACTGTATGACAAACAATGCGTACAACGTTCATATCTGATTATGTCCATGATGAACACTCAGTCTTGAAATTGAAACTATATTGATTGCACGATCTCTATTATGAACTAACATGGACTGGCCTAAGATTGTACAGTAGTTTTAAATACCATTGTAACTTTCccataaataaaagaattggaTGTTGCTCCAAGTTAATGTACAAATCGacaacatttattaattattataataccCACTTTACTATGAATGTAtcagttttatatttacatattttttatttaaaaataataatatttgcaTCAAAATAGGATTGTCAAAATGCACTATGTGCTGAAATGTTTCGGATTAATATGATGACATGATGTTTGGGGTATTTTTTATTACAGACTGTAAGCCTTGCTGGGTTAtcacatatacacatgtacggAATACTCTGCCGTACAATTATGCCGGGCCGAGGTGACAGTTTTGCACACGTCTAAGCTGTATGTATCGAAAATTTTAATTATGCATATTATAAACAATCGCTTAATGAGTTTCAAACCACCTTTGTTATTGGTGTATAttacctgtcaggtgagatatttagcttgaaaaattaatttctagtgaaaaataatttttaccacagaaaaaaaaaatctttaagatATTCGAAATGTCTTACTGGAATACTTGAACTTCTAATGGGGATTAGAATTAACTGTCAGATGAGACACACTTAAGGAGTCTCGGGggagaatgtttcaaacatacgatttcctttaatttttttacagtgaAATGTCAACTTATGAGTAAACAACTATgagcaaaatacatgtataaagtaaatTGACCGGATATTTTATTTGCTTGTCGCGCTCAAATTTTGGTCGTATGTCCGATTCATCACcgacattttatattaataggATTATACAGGAAAATGagggttttcattttcaattttatattttaaaaagtacaaacatacgattttctttcaattttcagCGATGGACGGTTAACATATAAGTAAActttttgccaaattaaaacaatattgatCGGATGGTTTTTAGGCTATCTGTCCTCATAGTTTGATCCTATAAACGTGCCGTGCCAGCAATTTTACATTATagaattgtataaaacaaaaggatGTTTACGAatgaaatatgtcatttattaaaaatgacgaaagtaaagaaaaatataaataacataGTAGGGGATCAGACCCaaaactgttcacacaaaatgttaaataacttatcaatatgctgatccccttaaaatacagaaaaacaatattttgctcaaaattatatacaatatatacaaaaccagcaaaaagatggcacctcaaaaataaaatatgccatatgcaaaataacaatattttgtacatgtgtgCAACTTTCGAATATTGGAGTGGAGAAACGGGGATGTTGGTGGGTGTATCAAAACATTACTCGTGCTAACACTCTCATAGATGAAGACAGAATGACCCTACTCTCACTGGTCAGATACTGACCGCATCAAACCACGTGATCGTATCGCttaatttgattggctattaaattaaatttggggAGAATTACACCATGGAATTTTTAGCAATTACATAATAGGTCACTGGGAGGTTTTTAGACTAGGAATTTGGGCTAAAAATAGACATGGACAGTGACCACTGCAGGGAAATTACATAATATGGCCAACGACCTCTACAAGGCCCGGGAAAGAAATGCAACTTATCTAATCaaacataaacatgaaaaatacaataaatcagcaaataaaaattatagcattcaacacataaatacaattactaacataattgttgttttatgttttctcatGCTGCACAACCTCACCGCAGCTCCGTTTTTGCTCTCTGATAAATGAACTCAACACTTGTGCATgatgaaatatgtcatttattaaaaatgacgaaagtaaagaaaaatataaacaacatagtAGGGGATCAGACCCaaaactgttcacacaaaatgttaaataacttatcaatatgctgatccccttaaaatacagaaaaacaatattttgttcaaaattatatacaatatatactaaaccagcaaaaagatggcacctcaaaaataaaatatgccacCAAATGTGAATTGCATAATGACAATTGGCAATTCCATTGTGCCATCCAAGGTGAGTTGTGCACTTGTTGATGCTGATATGAACACATACACAAATCACAGTTTATAGTCAAATGTACCAACAGTTAAACACTGACTTGGCATACTCTTACCAGCAGTTACACACTGACCTGGCAATAAGTGCATATAATTCATTATACTATAACCCGTACAAATGTAACATGAATGGCAATTCCAAGGTGATAACCCGCAGGCACTCTAATAGACTAACTATAAAGTTGTACTAACAATTTCTAAAGACACAATGTGCAACTAAAAAAATAGCAGTTAAACACTGACCTATCATTACACATTACTACACCTGTAAACATACTATAactaacaaaattaatttgagaCACCCTCCTTATTTTATGCACAAGATTCTCTTATGGAAAAAGTAACAAACATAAGGACATTTTTTGGTACAGATCAATAGCAGCAGTTAATCACTGGCCTGCTATAAATAAACTGCATGGGTAAGAAAAAATGTAGATACAAATAATTACAGTTGAAACGATTGTATTCTAATATATATGTGTAATGCATTGGAGTTCCAGCGGCCTAAATGCTGAATAAAACTCTCAGAATAGCCTAACTGTGCAGCATGTGTTACTGCCACTATCCGAAAACGCCGAAGTAGATGCATGAGGCACTTTTCCTTACTGAACTGTTTATTGATTACTTCTACCACTGCCATATTATCTgacataaataagatttttctaTTTGCCATCTCTGAACCCCAAATTTCCAAAGCCAAAACAATTGGAAACAATTCTTTTACGGCAATTTGCAAAGGTAGAGTTTGTGTCCACTCATCAGCAAACCATTTTGAACCAAACACAGCAGCAAATCCTAACAAAACCAGAAGCATCTGTAAATAGTCGCGTGACATCTGAAGATTCCCATTCCTCTGGAAAAAGAACTGATTTTCCattgaaattttgaagaaaatctaGCCACATGGCTAAATCAGCTCTTACctcattattaaatttttttttgataataagGTTTTTTCACACCTATAGTCAAGTCAATCAAACGACGTAAAAATGCCCTACCAGGAACTACTACCAAACAAGCAAAATTTAAGACTCCAATTAATGATTGAAGCTCCTGCAAAGTAACCTTTTTACGCCTACTAAACTGATATACAAGAGTCctacatttttctaatttttctgGTGGCAGCCGACTCATCATATCAATAGAATCAACCTAAAATACCATAAATGGTGATGCATGTTACTGGCCAGAAAGTTTTCTTATCATTAATTGGAATATTAATCCTTCcacataaatcaaacaaattcatcaaatgatttttacatttttcagacTGAGGAGGtccaataaaaaagaaatcatccAACATATGAGACATACCCCCTGCTTCTAGCTTGTTTAACGTAACCCATTGAAGAGCTGTACCTAACTTCTCAAATATTTGACAAGAGCTACTTGTCCCCAGTGGCAAACAGCGTTCGTAGTAGAACTGACCTTTCCAAGTAAAACCCAAAAAATGATAATCCTTTGGGTTCATGGGGATTATTCTGAAGGCATCCTTTATATCTGTTTTAGCCATAAGTGAACCCATCCCATATTGATGCAACAAACTGAGTATCGTATCAATTGAAACATAATGAACCTGAGAGTATTCCCTAGGTATATTAGAATTAACTGAGTCCTGAGCAGGAAAGGATAAATCATGAATGATTCGAAACTTGTTTTGCTCGGATTTTGGTACAACCCCCAGAGgagaagttttaaaaagaggTAAAGGGGGTCTTGTGAATGGGCCAGCTATCCTCTGCTTACTTAAACCCGTATGAATGTAATCTTCAATAACTTCTGGGTGCTCATATGTAGACTTATGATTATGAGGAGGAGGAATGGAAGGGGACTTAACACAGCCTCATCTACACCCAAATGTAAAGCCATTCACTAACAATTTTAAGTCATCTGCCTCATAACCTAATAGTTCATTGTGAAGTCCTAACGGGTTTACTGGAGTTGGAAGAACCAGCGCCATTCCTGTTTGATGTGATAGATTTGGATGACATGTTTCTACACTGAAATCGGGGGTGGGGTCCACGACAGGCTTGGCAAGTATGGGCGAATCGACAGGGTAGGGAGTTACATTTTTGCCCATTGTTATAATTGTAGCACTGTTTTGCCCGAAAGGGCTGCTGTTTACCATTATAAGCTTGGAATTGGGTAGGAGACTTTAAACCCACAGAGGCTACCTTAAGTCGCAACTCTGTTACTACTCTCTCCCACGGCAGGAGGGATGTCTCTCTTATTTTCCTAAATGACTCATCATACATTCTCCAGGGTTGGTCCCCATGAAGCTTCTGAATCTCCGTAattgtaaacatgtattttaacagaTTGCATGCCTCATGGGGAAATTTCTGTAAGTAAATTGTACTGAATACCAGAAAAGCAACTGTCCATTGATGGATTGTAATAGGTGTTTTATGTGAAGCCGCTTGTTGTAGCTCAATTTTCCCCGCTTGTACCACAATTGAAAGGGGTTCATTTCCTGAGGTCggcaataaattttttaagtcAACAAATTCATTGTTCCAAATTTTAAGTTTCAGTTTGGAGGAAACTGATGCTCCTAGAGGCACACAATCTGATAAGTGAATTTGAGGGCTACTAAAGCATGCATAACTACTACCCGTACTCTGAGATAAATTGCCTGCGGGCTCACCTGTGAACACATTATCCAGTAATGTTCCCAGTGCAGAGGCATGAATTGTGGCAGCCGCAGAGGCAGGAATTGTGGCAGCGGCCGGTATAGCTTCCCCAATTACTGGTGCAGTATCCTCAACAGAATTCACCATTGGAGGTTGCCCAACACTTTCACCGATGTTTTGTTTCTCACTAGCAGCTTTTTGTTGGTTTACAATTTCTTTTGCCAGAAGTTCATAATCAAGATTTGATAGCACATTGACAGTGTCAGTCTCCGCCTGTTTTCGGGTTctttttttgccttttttttccattatgtACTTCAGTTGGTGGTGTTGGTGGTGGTACTCCTCCCGTTGCTACATCATCTCTCCTGGCTCTCTTTTTGGGTGGCATAATGGCTAAATATATAATAAGAATAATAAGTATGAATCCTATCCTTTCACATATATGATTAGCCTAACCCAagcattttttcataataactttTGCATTAACATGATTTCAACCATGTACTTGGTATTTTGACCTGATAGTTAAGCGTATACCAACACAGATTTTGATATccatgtacatgttaacataaaattcataataatcgGAACATGTCCCACTGACCATATGGGTAACACAGACCCAATGTTCCTTCAttattattagtacatgtagatcCAAACATTCATGTAACTAAATAGTCCCAACAGGACTTTAATTACatgttaacattaaattcataattgtaaGGAACATGTCCCACTGACCATATGGGTAACACAGACCCAATGTTCCTTcatcattattagtacatgtagattCAAACATTATGTAACTAAATAGTCCATCATGActttaattacataacattattaacattaaattcataattgtaaGGAACATGTCCCACTGACCATATGGGTAACACAGACCCAATGTTCCTTcatcattattagtacatgtagattCAAACATTATGTAACTAAATAGTCCATCATGACTTTAATTACCTaacattattaacattaaattcataattgtaaGGAACATGTCCCACTGACCATATGGGTAACACAGACCCAATGTTCCTTcatcattattagtacatgtagattCAAACATTATGTAACTAAATAGTCCATCATGActttaattacataacattattaacattaaattcataattgtaaGGAACATGTCCCACTGACCATATGGGTAACACAGACCCAATGTTCCTTcatcattattagtacatgtagattCAAACATTATGTAACTAAATAGTCCATCATGActttaattacataacattattaacattaaattcataattgtaaGGAACATGTCCCACTGACCATATGGGTAACACAGACCCAATGTTCCTTcatcattattagtacatgtagattCAAACATTATGTAACTAAATAGTCCATCATGActttaattacataacattattaacattaaattcataattgtaaGGAACATGTCCCACTGACCATATGGGTAACACAGACCCAATGTTCCTTcatcattattagtacatgtagattCAAACATTATGTAACTAAATAGTCCATCATGActttaattacataacattattaacattaaattcataattgtaaGGAACATGTCCCACTGACCATATGGGTAAAACAGACCCAATGTTCCTTcatcattattagtacatgtagattCAAACATTATGTAACTAAATAGTCCATCATGActttaattacataacattattaacattaaattcataattgtaaGGAACATGTCCCACTGACCATATGGGTAACACAGACCCAATGTTCCTTCATCATTATTAGTATATGTAGATTCAAACATTATGTAACTAAATAGTCCCAACATGActttaattacataacattattaacattaaattcatcaTTGTAAGGAACATGTCCCACTGACCATATGGGTAACACATACCCAATGTTCCTTcatcattattagtacatgtagattCAAACATTATGTAACTAAATAGTCCATCATGActttaattacataacattattaacattaaattcataattgtaaGGAACATGTCCCATTGACCATATGGGTAACACAGACCCAATGTTCCTTCATCATTATTAGTATATGTAGATTCAAACATTATGTAACTAAATAGTCCATCATGActttaattacataacattattaacattaaattcataattgGAAGGAAACATGTCCCACTGGCCATATGGGTAACACAGACCCAATATTCCTTCATCATATTTTAGTATGCAAACTCACCAAACATAAAATTTATCAGTTCCAGCCAAAATGCTTAGTTCAAAATGAAAGGTAAAACTTGAACTGATACTCATCAACATGAAAAAATCACGCATTTAAATTTCAGGTAGTTAAGACATTAACTGCCCCTACACTgtcttaattaaaacaaataaaatgtaaatatatataaatatggatatatatattcacatatCATTGAATATCATTATTCTAGAGTGGTAGCACATAAGATCTAAAATCATACTGGCCTCAAAACTTTTGAGTGCAGGATCACCGCATTCCTAATGCTGCGGCGAAACTTCCTCATGGGCTGGTCCTCGGCAGGGGTACACAGCAGATGGACACCATCCGGGCCTAAATAATGAAATTCCTTCCAAAAACCCCCGATGTCCCCAGAAATAAATTCCACCAAGGGGCTCAGCAAAACGTTTCAAATGTTCATTAGTCTGAACCACAAAGACGTTAAAATTTTGGCATGATGCAAACTGCATTCGGCGAATTAACTGGCCTATTATCACTAATTTTACTCCAACACCATCTCTTAAATACTGTCCAACAGATATAATATCCCTAGCTAATTTTTCACTGTTTGTACTTTCACAGATATCATTTTCACCAATCTGTAAAAACACCACATCAGAAATTGAGTCAAAATGCAGAATCTCCGCCCTGAAGACACGCTTGCTTAATCTTAAACCGCCTTTTCCTCTAAATGATACTTTAAACACTTTAGGGTCCAAATTCAGATTGTCTGTTTCTGTCTGCATACAATAATCTCTTAATCTTCTGATGTAAGAATGTCCAATCACGCACACATTTAAAATActcattgtttacatattgtaCCCCAATCGGAACCAGCAGAAATAATCATGCGATATCGCATACAACAAAAAACTAGAAACTGC
This region includes:
- the LOC105319310 gene encoding uncharacterized protein, which encodes MEKKGKKRTRKQAETDTVNVLSNLDYELLAKEIVNQQKAASEKQNIGESVGQPPMVNSVEDTAPVIGEAIPAAATIPASAAATIHASALGTLLDNVFTGEPAGNLSQSTGSSYACFSSPQIHLSDCVPLGASVSSKLKLKIWNNEFVDLKNLLPTSGNEPLSIVVQAGKIELQQAASHKTPITIHQWTVAFLVFSTIYLQKFPHEACNLLKYMFTITEIQKLHGDQPWRMYDESFRKIRETSLLPWERVVTELRLKVASVGLKSPTQFQAYNGKQQPFRAKQCYNYNNGQKCNSLPCRFAHTCQACRGPHPRFQCRNMSSKSITSNRNGAGSSNSSKPVRTSQ